From one Bacillus sp. FJAT-42376 genomic stretch:
- a CDS encoding LysR family transcriptional regulator encodes MQITELRMLLVLAEEMNMRKAAERLFVSQPALSQRLQSIEKTWGAKIFIRSQKGLTLTPAGEKVVEYAKETVLREEKVREDISALEGEVNGTLRLAVASIIGQHWLPKVLKTYVQRYPHAKISLITGWSSEILKSLYEDNVHIGIVRGSHEWKGVKKHLIRDELYLVDTEIRNAEELMTTERPFIQFRSDSTYYQEIQDWWHRKFQTSPKRTIIVDQIETCKQMAYNGIGYAILPSVALDEHEPIYKVLLSDPDGKPIARDTWMLGYEAAFQLKQVQAFLEVVEEWTNAAP; translated from the coding sequence GTGCAAATCACAGAATTACGAATGCTTCTCGTATTGGCGGAGGAAATGAATATGAGAAAAGCCGCCGAGCGATTATTTGTGTCCCAGCCTGCGCTGTCCCAGCGTCTTCAGTCTATCGAGAAAACATGGGGGGCCAAAATCTTCATACGCTCCCAAAAAGGCCTGACGCTGACCCCTGCCGGAGAAAAAGTAGTTGAGTACGCGAAGGAAACGGTTCTGAGGGAAGAAAAAGTGAGAGAAGATATATCCGCCCTTGAAGGGGAAGTGAATGGAACGCTGCGGCTCGCGGTGGCTTCTATTATCGGCCAGCACTGGCTGCCGAAAGTACTGAAGACATATGTTCAAAGGTATCCTCATGCGAAAATCTCACTGATTACCGGATGGAGCAGCGAGATTTTGAAAAGTCTTTACGAAGATAATGTCCACATTGGGATTGTAAGGGGAAGTCATGAATGGAAAGGAGTGAAAAAACACTTGATTCGCGATGAGCTCTATCTGGTCGATACGGAAATCCGAAATGCCGAAGAGCTGATGACAACAGAACGCCCCTTCATCCAGTTCCGCAGTGATTCCACCTATTATCAGGAGATTCAGGATTGGTGGCACCGGAAATTTCAGACCTCACCGAAAAGAACGATTATCGTAGATCAAATCGAGACATGCAAACAGATGGCCTATAACGGAATCGGCTATGCGATTCTGCCTTCCGTTGCACTCGATGAACATGAACCCATCTACAAGGTCCTGCTTTCGGACCCCGATGGAAAACCAATAGCAAGGGATACATGGATGCTCGGCTATGAAGCGGCTTTTCAGCTGAAGCAAGTGCAGGCTTTTTTAGAGGTGGTAGAAGAGTGGACAAACGCAGCACCCTAA
- a CDS encoding sulfite exporter TauE/SafE family protein: protein MEWPLIFIGAMTSFLGTLAGGGGLIGMPAMILYGLPIHQIIAATKFSNTISSFSSFFFLLKSDEIKLTEVLKTVPFALAGGVTGGCISGMIPEDFMNAAALILLTFAFVLSVLKKREKDLPDRNRKLPAKSYPAIFGIGVYDGVFGPGQATLSMYMYFQLGLSYLSSIAYTRFQTFVSCVGAFTAYLFAGMVNFQIAIPLAIGSLIGAQLAIRTARRISFSSAKWIIRGVTLLLIGQIFYQFIQ, encoded by the coding sequence ATGGAATGGCCTCTCATCTTTATCGGTGCAATGACTTCTTTTCTCGGAACGCTTGCAGGCGGGGGCGGATTGATTGGAATGCCTGCTATGATCCTATACGGGCTTCCCATTCATCAGATTATCGCTGCTACCAAGTTTTCGAATACAATTAGTTCCTTCTCAAGCTTTTTCTTTTTGCTGAAAAGTGATGAAATAAAGTTAACGGAGGTGCTTAAAACGGTTCCTTTTGCGCTGGCAGGAGGGGTTACTGGAGGATGTATTTCGGGGATGATTCCAGAGGACTTCATGAACGCGGCGGCACTGATTCTCCTGACTTTTGCCTTCGTCTTAAGCGTCTTGAAGAAAAGGGAAAAGGATTTGCCGGATCGAAACAGAAAGCTGCCTGCTAAGTCTTATCCAGCCATATTTGGGATTGGTGTATATGACGGGGTTTTCGGCCCCGGGCAGGCTACGCTAAGCATGTACATGTATTTTCAGCTCGGACTTTCCTACCTTTCATCGATTGCTTATACGAGATTTCAGACGTTTGTCAGCTGTGTAGGAGCATTTACTGCCTATTTATTTGCAGGCATGGTGAATTTCCAAATCGCAATCCCGCTTGCTATCGGGTCGCTCATTGGTGCTCAATTGGCAATCCGGACCGCAAGACGAATCTCCTTTTCTTCGGCAAAGTGGATCATTAGAGGCGTCACGCTTCTTCTCATCGGCCAGATTTTTTATCAGTTCATACAATAG
- the abbA gene encoding antirepressor AbbA, with the protein MGLANKRLSTEEQELLVSLLMKQEYAIELISSELNDIESGQKAVDMETYRQLTTLYDRIRFD; encoded by the coding sequence ATGGGTTTGGCAAATAAGAGACTCTCGACAGAAGAGCAGGAATTACTTGTTAGCTTGCTAATGAAGCAGGAATATGCCATCGAGCTTATAAGCAGTGAACTAAATGATATTGAGAGCGGACAAAAAGCGGTAGATATGGAGACATACAGGCAGCTGACAACTCTCTATGACCGAATTCGTTTTGACTGA
- a CDS encoding VOC family protein, with amino-acid sequence MNSLKFIKMDHVQICVPSHEEAAARAFYLDLLGFNEIPKPDSLKGNGGFWCSAGAIEVHIGLEEMDPVTSKRHPAFEIGNLDAARILLENAGVGIKEEKPIPGRDRFSFADPFGNRIELLQYKTN; translated from the coding sequence ATGAACTCACTGAAATTCATTAAAATGGATCATGTACAAATTTGTGTACCCTCTCACGAAGAAGCCGCAGCACGGGCCTTTTATCTGGATTTGCTGGGCTTTAATGAAATTCCAAAGCCTGATAGCCTGAAAGGAAATGGAGGATTTTGGTGTTCTGCAGGAGCCATTGAAGTTCATATCGGACTGGAAGAAATGGACCCCGTCACAAGCAAGAGGCATCCGGCATTTGAAATCGGAAACCTTGATGCCGCAAGAATTCTATTGGAAAATGCAGGAGTAGGAATTAAAGAGGAAAAGCCGATCCCAGGAAGAGACCGATTCAGCTTTGCCGATCCTTTTGGAAATCGGATCGAACTGCTCCAATATAAAACAAATTGA
- a CDS encoding YkuJ family protein, giving the protein MSQLTGIISRLQSLQETAVGNEPSQRFFEVEGEKRCSVKYFEKNEMFELEVFEKGGKPQTYQFDNIDIIAIEIFDLLQA; this is encoded by the coding sequence ATGTCACAATTAACAGGTATTATCAGCCGTCTTCAAAGTCTTCAGGAAACAGCGGTGGGCAATGAGCCTTCCCAGCGTTTTTTCGAAGTAGAGGGTGAAAAGCGCTGCAGCGTAAAGTATTTCGAAAAAAATGAAATGTTTGAGCTTGAAGTATTTGAAAAGGGCGGAAAACCGCAAACCTATCAATTCGATAACATTGATATCATTGCGATTGAAATTTTCGATCTTTTGCAAGCCTGA
- the dapD gene encoding 2,3,4,5-tetrahydropyridine-2,6-dicarboxylate N-acetyltransferase has translation MKMMDANEIISFIQNSTKSTPVKVYVKGDVEGINFGASSKTFLNSGSGVVFGEWAEIKEAIEANEGKIEDYVVENDRRNSAIPLLDMKGIKARIEPGAIIRDQVEIGDNAVIMMGASINIGSVIGEGTMIDMNVVLGGRATVGKNCHIGAGSVLAGVIEPPSAKPVVIEDDVLVGANAVILEGVTVGKGAVVAAGAIVVEDVAPYTVVAGTPAKKIKDIDEKTKSKIEIKQELRQL, from the coding sequence ATGAAAATGATGGATGCAAATGAAATTATTTCATTTATTCAAAATAGCACGAAATCAACACCTGTTAAGGTTTATGTGAAAGGCGATGTGGAAGGAATCAATTTTGGAGCTTCTTCTAAAACCTTCTTAAACAGCGGCAGCGGAGTTGTTTTCGGTGAATGGGCTGAAATTAAAGAAGCGATCGAAGCAAACGAAGGAAAAATCGAGGATTATGTAGTTGAAAATGACCGCCGCAACTCAGCGATTCCGCTTCTGGATATGAAAGGAATCAAAGCGCGTATCGAGCCGGGTGCCATTATCCGCGATCAAGTGGAAATCGGAGACAATGCCGTCATTATGATGGGTGCATCCATTAACATTGGATCTGTCATCGGGGAAGGAACCATGATTGATATGAATGTGGTTCTTGGCGGCCGTGCTACGGTCGGTAAAAACTGTCACATTGGTGCAGGTTCTGTGCTTGCAGGCGTCATCGAGCCGCCATCCGCTAAGCCGGTTGTCATTGAAGACGATGTTTTAGTAGGAGCGAATGCTGTTATTCTTGAAGGCGTGACAGTCGGAAAAGGCGCGGTTGTTGCAGCGGGAGCCATCGTTGTAGAAGACGTGGCGCCGTATACAGTCGTAGCAGGAACTCCTGCCAAGAAAATTAAAGATATCGACGAAAAAACAAAATCAAAAATTGAAATCAAGCAAGAGCTTCGTCAACTGTAA
- a CDS encoding EAL-associated domain-containing protein has product MDPLDILTNKQEVIPYYQAIFSADDQIIAGYEVIGRFQFQGELLSLEDFFADDSVPDEYKIEVDDYIVEQALNYALSENSDALIFINRDANLLMLDQGESFLDLLLRFQSRGLNLSRIAIELTEHHFKGDMERLLHLVHYYRTYGIKIAAADIGRENSNLDRIGNLSPDLLKINLQPLRMTSSPVSFNDVLYSISLLARKIGAALLFEDIEANFQLQYAWRNGGRYFQGFYLTEPGPQFLEKELLKEKLSNEFHHFIVHEKKKLETFHQLSEDFYQRIHFLAARSEKLSESQDQLITMLAKELSDCSFRLYICDADGFQTTGNIFKEEDGWVFQEQYKNKNWSWRPYFLENLMKMRIGRRGFFSDLYSDIETGETIRTYSYPLDDGHYLFIDLPYQYLYEQNGML; this is encoded by the coding sequence ATGGATCCTCTAGATATCCTTACAAATAAACAGGAGGTTATTCCTTATTATCAAGCCATTTTCAGCGCGGATGACCAAATCATTGCCGGCTATGAGGTAATAGGGAGATTCCAGTTTCAAGGCGAGTTGCTCAGCCTTGAAGATTTCTTCGCTGACGATAGTGTTCCTGATGAATATAAAATTGAAGTGGATGATTACATAGTGGAACAGGCACTGAACTATGCCTTATCCGAAAATTCAGATGCGCTAATCTTTATTAACCGGGATGCAAATTTACTGATGCTGGACCAAGGCGAAAGCTTTCTTGATTTATTGCTTCGCTTCCAGTCCAGGGGGCTGAATTTAAGCAGAATTGCCATAGAACTGACCGAGCACCATTTTAAAGGGGATATGGAGCGTCTTCTTCATTTAGTTCATTATTACCGGACCTATGGCATTAAGATTGCAGCGGCGGATATTGGGAGAGAAAACAGCAATCTGGACCGTATAGGCAATCTTTCGCCGGACCTTCTGAAAATTAATTTGCAGCCGCTGCGAATGACGTCCTCTCCGGTTTCCTTTAATGATGTCCTCTATTCCATTTCGCTGCTTGCAAGGAAAATCGGGGCGGCTCTTCTATTTGAAGACATTGAAGCTAATTTTCAGCTTCAGTATGCATGGCGCAATGGAGGCCGGTATTTCCAGGGCTTTTACTTAACCGAACCCGGACCGCAATTTTTGGAAAAGGAATTACTTAAAGAAAAGCTTTCCAATGAATTTCACCATTTTATTGTTCATGAAAAAAAGAAGCTGGAAACATTCCATCAGCTGTCTGAAGATTTCTATCAGAGAATTCATTTTCTCGCAGCGAGAAGTGAAAAATTGTCTGAAAGTCAGGATCAGCTGATTACCATGCTGGCAAAGGAACTCTCTGATTGCAGTTTTCGGCTGTACATCTGTGATGCAGATGGGTTCCAGACAACCGGGAACATTTTCAAAGAAGAGGATGGATGGGTATTCCAGGAACAGTACAAGAACAAAAATTGGAGCTGGAGACCGTATTTTTTAGAAAACCTGATGAAAATGAGAATCGGAAGAAGAGGATTTTTCAGCGATCTATACAGTGATATCGAAACCGGGGAAACGATACGGACATACTCGTATCCCCTTGATGACGGACATTACCTTTTTATTGATTTGCCATATCAGTACCTTTATGAGCAAAACGGCATGCTTTGA
- a CDS encoding low temperature requirement protein A, whose amino-acid sequence MGEKKVLWLELFYDLIFVAAVAKATHLLLHVEEGIVPAEYLFKFILIFIPIWWAWVGQTLFINRYGEDCFSQRIFMIIQMVFVVLMTASLSSDFDPYYVPFLIGYAGIRFVTSLQYLWVLKRKSDSKEPAAKYLGFGFLIGIAISLSSVFFDPPLRYAVLYLGIFADLAVPVLGRRYLSKAPANSPHLLERFGLFTIILFGECIVSLIAILHLEKGDWGAIFFTLVSLILIAAMWWQYFDNLEKKVDKEKKTTGQRIIYGHLFIFMSLSAIAAAIQLAYLHKVDHHFLTILSFGAAFVYFLSTALVFHRFRFVHHRLRVFHFGLLAGILVLFMILDFVLPVPSVVIFVQLAFFFILYAKIAPRG is encoded by the coding sequence ATGGGGGAAAAGAAAGTTTTGTGGCTTGAATTGTTTTACGACCTGATTTTTGTAGCTGCGGTGGCTAAAGCTACTCATCTGCTGCTGCATGTGGAAGAGGGAATCGTTCCGGCGGAGTATTTGTTTAAGTTTATTTTGATTTTTATTCCCATCTGGTGGGCATGGGTGGGTCAGACTTTATTTATCAACAGGTATGGTGAAGATTGCTTTTCACAGCGGATCTTTATGATTATTCAAATGGTCTTCGTAGTTTTAATGACCGCCAGTCTCTCAAGCGATTTCGATCCGTATTATGTGCCTTTTCTGATTGGATATGCCGGAATCCGCTTTGTAACATCGCTGCAATATTTATGGGTTCTTAAAAGAAAAAGTGATTCAAAGGAGCCGGCAGCGAAATATTTAGGGTTCGGATTTTTAATAGGAATTGCCATCTCCTTAAGCTCTGTTTTCTTTGATCCGCCTCTCCGTTACGCAGTCTTATATCTTGGTATCTTTGCAGATCTCGCAGTTCCGGTTTTGGGCCGCAGATATTTGAGCAAAGCACCGGCTAATTCCCCGCATTTACTGGAGCGGTTCGGATTATTTACGATTATTTTGTTCGGAGAATGCATTGTCAGCTTAATAGCCATTCTTCATCTGGAAAAAGGGGATTGGGGAGCCATCTTTTTTACCCTTGTCTCGCTTATTTTAATTGCGGCAATGTGGTGGCAATATTTTGATAATCTTGAGAAAAAAGTTGATAAAGAAAAGAAAACAACCGGACAGAGAATTATCTATGGGCATTTATTTATATTCATGTCTTTAAGTGCAATTGCCGCGGCCATTCAACTGGCTTATTTGCATAAAGTGGATCATCACTTCCTGACCATCTTGTCATTTGGGGCCGCTTTCGTTTATTTTTTGTCAACAGCCCTTGTTTTTCATCGGTTCCGGTTTGTTCATCACCGGCTCCGTGTTTTTCACTTCGGTTTATTAGCAGGTATTTTAGTGTTGTTTATGATTTTGGATTTTGTCCTGCCGGTTCCAAGCGTCGTCATTTTTGTACAATTAGCCTTTTTCTTTATCTTGTATGCGAAAATAGCACCCAGGGGATGA
- a CDS encoding MBL fold metallo-hydrolase, producing the protein MGTVKRLSNRISMIDTFDLRKKGRTSAYVLHEDMLTLLEPSASPSVPYIKSGMAELGLSVKDIQYIIVTHVHLDHAGGAGLLLKECPNAKVVVHPKGARHLVNPERLTAGAKAVYKEHFDELFDPVLPVPEERILTMKDKDRLAISEKCVLEFIDSPGHANHHFSIFEPISKGIFTGDAAGIAYADEQFSRFCLPSASPNQFDPEAMLRTAEKLQSLQPDVFYFSHFGPHDNPAEALEDMRQFLPVFLEAAEKAIRKTEGMPPAVQWKETEAELKNRVFPKLTDKNIPKHHPVYDILNLDLAVSAMGLVHYFQTSGKGKK; encoded by the coding sequence ATGGGAACGGTTAAACGGCTGTCAAACCGGATTAGTATGATTGACACTTTTGATCTTCGCAAAAAAGGGAGAACATCGGCATATGTCCTGCATGAAGACATGCTGACTCTGCTTGAGCCCTCGGCAAGCCCGTCTGTACCTTATATTAAATCCGGTATGGCTGAGCTTGGTCTTTCTGTTAAAGACATTCAGTACATCATCGTCACTCACGTACACCTCGATCACGCGGGCGGAGCAGGATTGCTCCTGAAGGAATGTCCCAATGCAAAAGTTGTTGTGCATCCAAAGGGGGCCCGTCATCTAGTCAATCCCGAAAGATTGACTGCCGGTGCAAAAGCGGTGTACAAAGAGCACTTTGACGAGCTTTTCGATCCTGTTCTGCCTGTCCCTGAAGAGCGGATTCTAACGATGAAGGATAAAGACCGTTTGGCGATTAGCGAAAAATGTGTCCTGGAGTTTATTGATTCGCCCGGACACGCCAATCATCATTTCAGCATATTTGAACCAATAAGTAAAGGGATATTTACAGGAGATGCCGCAGGAATTGCCTATGCGGATGAACAATTCAGCAGATTTTGCCTGCCATCTGCCTCACCGAATCAGTTTGATCCGGAAGCCATGCTCCGGACTGCTGAGAAATTGCAATCCCTTCAGCCTGACGTATTTTATTTCAGTCATTTCGGGCCTCATGACAATCCGGCCGAAGCTCTTGAAGACATGCGCCAATTTTTGCCGGTCTTTTTGGAGGCAGCAGAAAAAGCCATAAGAAAAACAGAAGGCATGCCGCCGGCTGTGCAATGGAAAGAAACAGAAGCAGAATTAAAAAACCGCGTTTTCCCGAAACTTACAGATAAAAACATCCCCAAACACCATCCTGTATATGATATTCTAAACCTTGATTTAGCTGTAAGTGCTATGGGGCTTGTCCACTATTTTCAGACTTCAGGAAAAGGAAAGAAGTGA
- a CDS encoding glutaredoxin domain-containing protein, producing the protein MNKKITVYTQPDCPPCKIVKQFLDHLQLPYEEADISKNEEAKNHLMHNLQSYSTPTVTVDDHVVKGFDLQELERLVSL; encoded by the coding sequence ATGAATAAAAAAATTACGGTATACACCCAGCCTGACTGTCCGCCCTGCAAAATTGTCAAACAGTTTTTAGATCATCTTCAGCTCCCTTATGAAGAAGCGGATATATCGAAAAATGAAGAGGCAAAAAACCATTTGATGCACAACCTTCAATCGTATTCTACCCCCACTGTGACCGTGGATGATCATGTAGTAAAAGGATTCGATTTGCAGGAACTTGAAAGACTTGTGTCACTCTGA
- a CDS encoding manganese catalase family protein — MFTRIDRLLIDLPKPKNPDANAAAAVQELLGGKFGEMSTLNNYMYQSFNFRNKKKLKPFYDLVASITAEETGHVELVANTINLMIIGTTHPGPPDSTPMREAVNKRNSLHFISTAQTAFPFDSMGRPWTGDNVFSSGNLVLDLLHNFFLECGARTHKMRVYEMTDNPVARELIGYLLVRGGVHVVAYAKALEIATGVDVMKMLPIPNLDNSKFSAAKKYEDQGVNRRLYTFSDQYYRDINQIWKGTGPKGEPLEVIIGHPQGAAIPDLEEIPEEFAPGISEEDFQEIARRLQRSAGI, encoded by the coding sequence GTGTTTACAAGGATTGACCGTTTATTAATCGATTTGCCGAAACCGAAAAATCCGGATGCCAATGCAGCTGCGGCTGTACAGGAGCTTCTTGGCGGCAAATTTGGAGAAATGTCCACGCTGAATAATTATATGTACCAGTCGTTCAATTTTCGGAACAAAAAGAAGCTGAAGCCTTTTTACGATTTGGTTGCGAGCATTACAGCCGAAGAAACAGGGCATGTAGAACTTGTTGCCAACACCATTAACTTGATGATCATAGGAACGACCCATCCGGGGCCCCCTGATTCCACTCCTATGCGAGAGGCGGTAAATAAGCGAAACTCGCTTCATTTTATCTCCACTGCACAAACCGCATTCCCATTTGATTCAATGGGGCGCCCGTGGACGGGAGATAATGTGTTCAGCAGCGGAAACTTGGTCCTTGATCTGCTTCATAACTTTTTTCTGGAGTGCGGGGCAAGGACCCATAAGATGAGAGTATATGAAATGACGGATAATCCGGTTGCAAGGGAGCTAATCGGGTATTTGCTTGTACGGGGCGGAGTCCATGTGGTGGCATATGCAAAGGCACTTGAGATCGCGACAGGCGTTGATGTCATGAAAATGCTGCCGATTCCCAATTTAGACAACTCAAAATTCTCCGCTGCGAAAAAGTATGAGGATCAGGGAGTAAACAGAAGGCTCTATACATTCAGCGACCAATATTACCGGGATATTAATCAAATTTGGAAAGGCACCGGTCCGAAAGGAGAGCCTCTTGAAGTCATCATCGGCCATCCTCAGGGAGCAGCCATTCCTGATTTAGAGGAGATACCGGAAGAATTCGCTCCTGGAATTTCCGAGGAGGACTTTCAGGAAATTGCCCGCCGTCTGCAAAGATCAGCAGGAATTTAA
- the fadH gene encoding 2,4-dienoyl-CoA reductase, with the protein MGEKVFIITGGSSGMGKAMAKRFAKDGYNVVITGRTLETLEETKTEIEQRDGQIMTFSMDVRQPEKAAELVQAVHSRFGRIDGLVNNAAGNFICPAEKLSVNGWNSVINIVLNGTFYMSSAVGNYWIEHNQKGSIINMLATYAWGAGAGVIHSAAAKAGVHSMTRTLAVEWGSRYGICVNAIAPGPIERTGGADKLWESEEAAKRTVASVPLKRLGTPEEIAAVAAFLMSDEAAYINGECITMDGGQWLNPHPF; encoded by the coding sequence ATGGGAGAAAAGGTTTTTATTATTACCGGAGGCTCAAGCGGGATGGGAAAAGCAATGGCGAAGCGATTTGCTAAGGACGGGTATAACGTCGTGATCACCGGGAGAACGCTGGAAACACTGGAAGAGACAAAAACAGAAATCGAGCAGAGAGACGGCCAGATTATGACCTTTTCAATGGATGTCAGACAGCCTGAGAAAGCTGCGGAACTTGTACAGGCTGTTCACAGCAGGTTTGGAAGAATCGATGGATTGGTCAACAATGCTGCCGGAAACTTTATCTGCCCTGCAGAAAAGCTCTCGGTGAATGGCTGGAACTCTGTCATCAACATCGTTTTGAATGGGACCTTTTATATGAGCTCAGCCGTCGGCAATTATTGGATCGAGCATAACCAGAAAGGGTCCATTATCAATATGCTCGCTACCTATGCATGGGGAGCAGGAGCCGGCGTGATTCACTCCGCTGCAGCCAAAGCGGGGGTGCACTCCATGACAAGAACATTAGCCGTTGAATGGGGGAGCCGATATGGAATTTGTGTGAACGCTATCGCCCCAGGTCCAATTGAAAGAACGGGAGGCGCCGATAAACTATGGGAATCAGAAGAAGCAGCTAAGCGCACCGTTGCAAGTGTGCCTCTGAAAAGGCTTGGTACGCCTGAAGAAATTGCAGCCGTTGCAGCCTTTTTAATGTCGGATGAAGCGGCTTATATTAATGGAGAATGTATAACAATGGATGGAGGCCAATGGCTGAATCCGCATCCTTTTTAA
- the cbpB gene encoding cyclic-di-AMP-binding protein CbpB yields the protein MITLRAEEMIEISIKDLMIPGDKVAHVQLGNNLEHALMVLTRTGYTAIPVLDSSYKLHGLVGTNMIIDSIMGLERIEAERLVDIKVSEVMNRNIPRLKISDSPARGLELVVDHPFVCVEDQDGFFEGIFTRREILKQLDRHVKRLNRG from the coding sequence ATGATTACTCTTCGTGCTGAAGAAATGATAGAAATAAGTATTAAAGACCTGATGATTCCCGGAGATAAAGTGGCACATGTCCAGCTGGGCAATAATCTTGAACATGCCCTTATGGTCCTTACCAGAACAGGCTATACAGCTATACCGGTCCTTGATTCTTCCTATAAGCTTCACGGCCTGGTCGGAACGAATATGATTATTGACTCCATCATGGGCCTTGAACGCATTGAAGCGGAAAGACTTGTAGATATAAAGGTATCAGAGGTAATGAACCGGAATATCCCAAGACTTAAAATCAGTGATTCTCCAGCGAGAGGGCTGGAACTGGTCGTCGATCATCCTTTTGTTTGCGTGGAAGATCAGGATGGGTTTTTTGAGGGGATATTTACCAGGCGTGAAATTCTAAAACAGCTGGACCGGCATGTGAAAAGACTGAACAGAGGCTGA
- a CDS encoding ribonuclease H-like YkuK family protein, giving the protein MSDTFAFYNVTEENMSLEDVIARLKGFLRKDPRSVYILSIGTDSHVHHKETKFITAIHLHRVGKGAWGCLKNFVIPRPISSVHEKISTETALSQELAYSFVTLYLGELSDILIPFSEEGADLSFEIHLDIGRKGATKDLIQEMTGRITAMGLEARIKPDSYTAFSYANRYTK; this is encoded by the coding sequence ATGAGCGATACGTTTGCCTTTTATAATGTAACGGAAGAGAACATGAGCCTTGAGGACGTTATAGCACGCTTGAAAGGGTTTTTGAGGAAAGATCCTCGTTCTGTTTACATCCTGTCGATTGGTACAGATTCCCACGTGCACCATAAAGAAACAAAATTTATTACGGCCATCCATCTTCACCGGGTCGGAAAAGGGGCGTGGGGATGTCTGAAAAACTTTGTCATCCCCCGGCCAATTTCAAGTGTACACGAAAAAATTTCGACGGAAACCGCGCTCAGCCAAGAGCTTGCTTATTCTTTTGTTACCCTGTATTTGGGAGAATTGTCTGATATTCTCATTCCGTTTTCAGAGGAAGGGGCCGATTTAAGTTTCGAAATTCATTTGGATATCGGCAGAAAAGGCGCAACGAAGGACCTCATTCAGGAAATGACGGGAAGGATCACGGCAATGGGGCTGGAAGCAAGAATCAAACCGGATTCATACACAGCCTTCAGCTACGCTAATCGATATACAAAATAA
- a CDS encoding DUF3993 domain-containing protein, with product MKTLTSLSAAAVIFFSLGSPAVGETAAVTADRPAQHNAQKANPKETVFKYLQDASYAQVSLSEKERTKAQMKEVLAPYFTDEIADAYLKYNAVKGETQYIVYGTDFPILSLPFFSYDESTKIKQQKNKTIVYQYFKKTDTGPVTFEGHYEAVTMIRTDGAWKISSISESKEEPN from the coding sequence ATGAAAACGTTAACATCCTTGTCTGCCGCCGCGGTTATATTTTTTTCACTTGGATCCCCTGCTGTAGGTGAAACAGCGGCGGTTACAGCGGACCGGCCTGCCCAGCATAATGCGCAGAAAGCAAATCCGAAGGAAACGGTCTTTAAATATTTGCAGGATGCCAGCTATGCTCAAGTATCTCTAAGTGAAAAGGAACGGACAAAAGCACAAATGAAAGAGGTGCTTGCCCCTTATTTTACAGATGAAATAGCAGACGCTTACCTGAAATACAATGCTGTTAAAGGAGAAACTCAGTACATTGTATACGGAACGGATTTTCCAATTCTCTCTCTTCCTTTTTTCAGCTATGATGAATCAACGAAAATAAAGCAGCAAAAAAATAAAACCATTGTCTATCAGTATTTCAAAAAAACAGATACCGGCCCCGTCACTTTTGAAGGTCATTATGAAGCTGTGACCATGATCAGGACGGACGGAGCATGGAAAATATCCTCCATTTCCGAGAGCAAAGAAGAACCAAATTAA